A stretch of Microtus pennsylvanicus isolate mMicPen1 chromosome 5, mMicPen1.hap1, whole genome shotgun sequence DNA encodes these proteins:
- the LOC142851253 gene encoding olfactory receptor 52K1-like, with product MSGWSNGTYNESYTSFLLVGFPGIQEARALLVLPFLSLYLVILFTNALVIHTVASQQTLHQPMYLLIALLLAVNVCTATTVLPAMLFSFSTRFNRISLPRCLGQMFCIYFFIVFDCNILLVMALDRYVAICYPLRYPEIVTGQLLAGLVGLAATRSTCIVAPVVVLASRVRFCRSDVIHHFACEHMALMKLSCGDISLNKTMGLTVRIFNRVLDMLLLGASYSRILQAVFKISSGGARSKALNTCGSHLLVIFTVYSSTMSSSIVYRMARAASQDTHNLLSAFYLLLPCLINPIIYGARTMEIRQHLVTLLQRTQQQVSTEKPQSLPSHRELPD from the coding sequence ATGTCAGGGTGGAGCAATGGCACCTACAATGAGTCCTACACCAGCTTCCTCCTGGTGGGCTTCCCAGGGATACAAGAAGCCAGAGCCCTCCTGGTGCTGCCCTTCCTCAGCCTCTACCTGGTGATCCTCTTCACCAATGCCCTGGTCATCCACACAGTGGCATCCCAGCAGACCCTGCACCAGCCCATGTACCTGCTCATTGCCCTGCTACTGGCTGTCAATGTCTGCACTGCCACCACCGTGCTTCCGGCCATGCTGTTCAGCTTCTCCACACGTTTCAACCGCATCTCCCTCCCTCGGTGCCTGGGACAGATGTTCTGCATCTACTTCTTCATTGTCTTTGACTGCAACATCCTCCTGGTCATGGCCCTGGATCGCTATGTGGCTATCTGCTACCCTCTCCGCTACCCAGAGATAGTGACAGGACAGCTACTGGCTGGCCTGGTGGGGTTGGCAGCCACCAGGAGCACATGCATCGTTGCTCCAGTGGTGGTGCTGGCCTCCCGAGTGCGCTTCTGCCGCTCAGATGTGATCCATCACTTTGCCTGTGAGCACATGGCCCTGATGAAGCTCTCCTGTGGGGACATCTCACTGAATAAGACCATGGGACTCACTGTTCGCATCTTCAACAGAGTCTTGGATATGCTTCTGCTAGGAGCCTCCTATTCCCGCATCCTCCAAGCCGTCTTCAAGATCTCATCAGGTGGAGCACGGTCTAAGGCCCTGAACACCTGTGGCTCCCACCTGCTGGTCATCTTCACTGTCTACTCCTCCACCATGTCCTCATCCATCGTCTACCGCATGGCCCGCGCTGCCTCCCAAGACACACACAACCTGCTCAGTGCTTTCTACCTGCTGCTCCCATGTCTGATCAACCCCATCATCTATGGGGCCAGAACCATGGAAATCAGGCAGCACCTGGTGACTCTGCTCCAAAGGACTCAACAACAGGTCTCCACTGAGAAGCCCCAGTCCCTGCCCTCACATAGAGAGCTTCCTGACTGA
- the LOC142850762 gene encoding olfactory receptor 52K1-like: MSGWSNGTYNESYTSFLLVGFPGIQEARALLVLPFLSLYLVILFTNALVIHTVASQQTLHQPMYLLIALLLAVNVCTATTVLPAMLLSFSTRFNRISLPRCLGQMFCIYFLVSMDCNILLVMALDRYVAICYPLRYPEIVTGQLLAGLVGLAATRSTCIVAPVVVLASRVRFCRSDVIHHFACEHMALMKLSCGDISLNKTMGLIIRTINRVLDMLLLGASYSRILQAVFKISSGGARSKALNTCGSHLLVIFTVYSSTMSSSIVYRMARAASQDTHNLLSAFYLLLPCLINPIIYGARTKEIRQHLVRSSLSTGP; this comes from the coding sequence ATGTCAGGGTGGAGCAATGGCACCTACAATGAGTCCTACACCAGCTTCCTCCTGGTGGGCTTCCCAGGGATACAAGAAGCCAGAGCCCTCCTGGTGCTGCCCTTCCTCAGCCTCTACCTGGTGATCCTCTTCACCAATGCCCTGGTCATCCACACAGTGGCATCCCAGCAGACCCTGCACCAGCCCATGTACCTGCTCATTGCCCTGCTACTGGCTGTCAATGTCTGCACTGCCACCACCGTGCTTCCGGCCATGCTGCTCAGCTTCTCCACACGTTTCAACCGCATCTCCCTCCCTCGGTGCCTGGGACAGATGTTCTGCATCTACTTTCTGGTTTCTATGGACTGCAACATCCTCCTGGTCATGGCCCTGGATCGCTATGTGGCTATCTGCTACCCTCTCCGCTACCCAGAGATAGTGACAGGACAGCTACTGGCTGGCCTGGTGGGGTTGGCAGCCACCAGGAGCACATGCATCGTTGCTCCAGTGGTGGTGCTGGCCTCCCGAGTGCGCTTCTGCCGCTCAGATGTGATCCATCACTTTGCCTGTGAGCACATGGCCCTGATGAAGCTCTCCTGTGGGGACATCTCACTGAATAAGACCATGGGACTCATCATACGCACCATTAACAGAGTCCTGGATATGCTTCTGCTTGGAGCCTCCTATTCCCGCATCCTCCAAGCCGTCTTCAAGATCTCATCAGGTGGAGCACGGTCTAAGGCCCTGAACACCTGTGGCTCCCACCTGCTGGTCATCTTCACTGTCTACTCCTCCACCATGTCCTCATCCATCGTCTACCGCATGGCCCGCGCTGCCTCCCAAGACACACACAACCTGCTCAGTGCTTTCTACCTGCTGCTCCCATGTCTGATCAACCCCATCATCTATGGGGCCAGAACCAAGGAAATCAGGCAGCACCTGGTGAGGTCATCCCTGAGTACAGGCCCATGA